Proteins encoded in a region of the Paenibacillus sp. E222 genome:
- a CDS encoding class I SAM-dependent methyltransferase — translation MFIVQLLPWLIAVVTLISVISIVLVSWKNGISPMPTSGIVRQTVIQEVNRIPGYGDVIEAGSGWGTLALDVVRQCPGKRLTGIENSIVPLWTSQLIAFLSVRFRRTKGKRHSLEGRLRFIRGNIYTSSYEHADCVICYLFPGAMNRLVDKFNRELPPGAKVISVCFALPGKIPLRTITCRDTLRTKVYVYTF, via the coding sequence ATGTTCATAGTTCAACTACTACCATGGCTGATTGCTGTGGTGACACTTATATCTGTAATATCCATCGTGCTGGTCAGTTGGAAAAATGGAATCTCACCGATGCCGACTTCCGGCATCGTCAGGCAGACAGTCATTCAGGAGGTCAACCGCATTCCCGGTTACGGTGACGTTATTGAAGCAGGCTCCGGGTGGGGAACGCTGGCACTGGACGTGGTGAGGCAATGCCCAGGCAAAAGATTAACGGGTATTGAGAATTCAATTGTTCCCTTATGGACCTCCCAACTGATTGCTTTTTTAAGTGTCCGTTTCCGGCGAACGAAGGGGAAACGCCACTCTCTGGAGGGGCGGCTGCGATTCATCCGTGGCAACATCTATACCAGTTCATATGAACACGCAGATTGCGTCATCTGTTATTTATTCCCTGGAGCGATGAATCGGCTAGTCGACAAATTCAATCGGGAGCTGCCTCCGGGAGCGAAGGTGATTAGCGTCTGTTTTGCATTGCCAGGCAAGATACCGCTACGGACGATTACATGCCGGGATACGCTGCGTACCAAGGTGTATGTATATACGTTTTGA
- a CDS encoding carbohydrate-binding domain-containing protein → MKKKIITGSKLWSVAMITAMVTACSAPAATSTTANAAVSTTGTTKTVSVSEQTSVKYADLVTMDEDDTNVSWSAADSTTIKLNGTTASITGSGAKAANGSVTVSAAGTYVLSGKLTDGQIVVNVADKGTVHLVLNGATINDNDSAAIYIQKAGKAIITLEEGTENAVSDGKTYVYADDTTDEPDAAIFSKADLTFNGTGKLTVTGNYNEGITSKDDLKIVSGTINVKSADDGIKGKDMVAIQAGTITIDSEGDGIKSTNDTDTTKGFVAIAGGTFNIQSGSDGIQAETALVTDGGTFNIVTGGGSANAPEKVEEGPFGGGGGGWGGGTPPTDMGTPPDGEPPADMPSNNGTNAAGAAPSSSTNATAPTDSIADADTSTTAAEEETTSAKALKAGADLTVNGGTYTINSMDDSLHSNNNVIVNDGKFSIESGDDGIHADQALTINGGTITIAKSYEGLEGAIITLNDGNVDVTASDDGVNASGEITATDADANAAATAEDGTKAANTDTTAVSNTSVTETTGITSTTDQSNQSTDTNSNTRPQGGGPGGMPGESASNSELHINGGSLTVNAGGDGLDSNGSIYMTDGTVIVNGPTDNGNGALDYDGNFELSGGYLVAAGSSGMAQATSEASTQNTIAMTFPETQKAGTLVHVEDSEGNNILTFAPAKDYQTVVVSSPDLKKDGSYVIYSGGSSTGKAVDGLYTDGTYSGGTKVVAFQSTSNVTWVNESGVTTANSGMGGPGGGRGQGGFGGGRNRTESGTTTDTTGTTGTTDTTK, encoded by the coding sequence ATGAAAAAGAAAATCATAACTGGGAGCAAACTATGGTCCGTCGCGATGATTACGGCCATGGTTACGGCTTGCAGCGCTCCGGCAGCCACTAGCACTACTGCAAACGCCGCAGTTTCAACGACAGGGACTACCAAAACCGTATCCGTCAGTGAACAAACCTCTGTAAAGTATGCCGATCTGGTCACGATGGATGAAGACGATACCAACGTGAGCTGGAGTGCAGCAGACTCCACAACGATTAAGCTGAACGGGACGACCGCTTCCATCACAGGTTCGGGCGCAAAAGCAGCAAACGGATCGGTAACCGTCTCCGCAGCGGGTACCTATGTACTTAGCGGCAAGCTGACCGACGGACAGATTGTAGTTAATGTGGCAGATAAGGGCACCGTACATCTCGTATTAAACGGGGCAACCATCAATGATAACGACAGTGCAGCTATCTATATCCAGAAAGCAGGCAAAGCCATTATTACGCTGGAGGAAGGAACCGAGAATGCTGTCTCGGATGGCAAAACTTACGTATACGCCGACGATACAACGGATGAGCCGGATGCAGCCATCTTCAGCAAGGCAGACCTGACGTTCAATGGTACAGGCAAGCTGACAGTTACGGGTAACTACAATGAAGGTATTACGAGCAAGGATGATCTGAAAATCGTCAGTGGCACAATTAACGTCAAATCCGCCGATGACGGCATCAAAGGTAAAGATATGGTGGCGATTCAAGCCGGGACCATTACCATTGATTCAGAAGGTGACGGCATCAAATCTACAAACGATACGGATACGACCAAAGGCTTCGTGGCCATTGCTGGAGGTACATTCAACATCCAGAGCGGCAGCGACGGCATTCAAGCGGAAACCGCATTGGTTACGGATGGCGGCACATTTAACATCGTAACCGGAGGCGGCAGTGCCAATGCACCAGAAAAAGTAGAAGAAGGACCATTTGGCGGCGGTGGCGGCGGATGGGGTGGCGGTACACCTCCAACCGATATGGGCACACCACCGGATGGGGAACCACCTGCTGATATGCCGAGCAATAATGGAACGAACGCAGCAGGCGCAGCACCATCCAGCTCTACCAATGCAACAGCACCTACTGATTCCATAGCAGATGCAGACACAAGCACAACGGCTGCAGAAGAAGAAACAACGAGTGCCAAAGCACTTAAAGCAGGAGCAGATCTTACCGTCAATGGCGGTACGTATACGATCAATTCCATGGATGATTCCCTGCACAGCAACAACAATGTAATCGTCAATGACGGCAAGTTCAGCATTGAATCCGGGGATGACGGGATTCATGCAGATCAGGCGCTCACCATTAACGGTGGAACGATCACCATTGCCAAGAGCTATGAAGGTCTTGAAGGTGCAATCATCACCTTGAACGATGGGAATGTGGATGTGACTGCATCAGATGATGGCGTGAATGCTTCCGGAGAAATAACTGCAACTGACGCTGATGCGAATGCGGCAGCCACTGCAGAGGACGGTACTAAAGCAGCCAATACCGATACAACTGCAGTCTCCAACACTTCTGTTACAGAGACGACTGGCATAACATCTACTACGGATCAGTCCAATCAAAGTACAGACACGAATAGCAATACTCGCCCACAAGGCGGTGGGCCAGGTGGTATGCCGGGTGAATCTGCCAGCAACAGTGAGCTTCATATCAACGGCGGCTCTCTCACCGTCAATGCAGGCGGCGACGGACTGGATTCGAACGGCTCCATCTATATGACAGACGGAACCGTCATTGTGAACGGTCCAACAGATAATGGCAACGGAGCACTGGACTATGACGGCAACTTCGAATTGAGCGGCGGATATCTGGTCGCTGCGGGAAGCTCCGGCATGGCTCAGGCAACATCTGAAGCATCGACTCAAAATACCATTGCCATGACGTTCCCTGAAACGCAAAAAGCAGGAACACTGGTACATGTGGAAGATAGCGAAGGAAACAACATTCTGACCTTTGCTCCAGCAAAAGATTATCAAACGGTGGTTGTCAGCTCCCCGGATCTGAAAAAAGACGGTTCTTATGTGATTTACTCCGGCGGATCATCGACTGGTAAAGCAGTGGATGGACTCTATACAGACGGAACGTATAGTGGCGGAACCAAAGTGGTTGCCTTCCAATCCACAAGCAATGTAACTTGGGTGAACGAATCTGGTGTTACAACTGCCAACTCGGGTATGGGTGGTCCAGGCGGAGGCCGTGGCCAAGGTGGATTCGGAGGCGGTAGAAACAGAACAGAATCGGGTACAACAACCGATACCACAGGTACAACGGGCACTACGGATACCACGAAGTAA
- a CDS encoding DUF4956 domain-containing protein, which translates to MLDSIFSSALTDTTLTFSNAILTIGLAIIMGVIISLTYMKTNQSTYSQSFTLTMVVLPVIVAIIILLIGSNIARAFSLAGAFSIIRFRSAPGDPKDIAYVLFTMASGLACGVGAFGYAVMFTIILCVLMFVLSRFNFGGKKAQQKTLKVTIPENLSYEEALNEVFHKFNVPFDLKKIRTTELGSLYELVYSVTIHESVSQKEFLDAIRTRNGNLDISLTMSPTPEY; encoded by the coding sequence ATGCTTGATTCCATTTTCAGCTCAGCTTTAACAGACACCACCCTAACTTTTAGTAATGCGATTCTAACGATTGGACTTGCCATCATCATGGGGGTCATCATCAGCCTGACATACATGAAGACAAATCAGAGCACATATTCCCAAAGCTTTACACTAACTATGGTCGTCTTGCCTGTCATCGTAGCCATCATCATTCTTCTGATCGGCAGCAACATTGCCCGTGCATTCAGCCTCGCGGGTGCCTTCTCCATCATCCGATTCAGAAGTGCGCCTGGTGACCCGAAAGACATTGCTTATGTTCTGTTCACCATGGCTTCCGGTCTTGCCTGCGGTGTAGGCGCATTCGGTTATGCTGTAATGTTCACCATTATCCTGTGTGTACTGATGTTTGTCCTGAGCCGCTTCAACTTCGGAGGGAAGAAAGCCCAGCAAAAAACGCTGAAAGTAACCATTCCGGAAAACTTGAGCTACGAAGAAGCACTGAACGAAGTGTTCCATAAATTTAACGTACCTTTTGATCTCAAAAAAATCAGAACCACCGAACTCGGCAGTCTGTACGAGCTTGTCTACAGTGTTACCATTCACGAAAGTGTAAGCCAGAAGGAATTCTTGGATGCGATTCGTACACGAAACGGAAATCTAGATATCTCGTTAACGATGAGTCCAACACCAGAATACTAA
- a CDS encoding polyphosphate polymerase domain-containing protein, whose protein sequence is MAIEVFNRYESKYLLTDEQYENFYTDLLKYMELDAYNKKHEFYSISNLYFDTPQDSLIRASLSKPKYKEKLRLRAYGVPEENAKVYLEIKKKVFGLVNKRRTALKLDEAYEFVQTGKAPNLADYMNKQVVEEIKYFLRLYDLEPKVYLAYERKALFDKNSRDLRITFDTNIRSRRYDLKLEQGDYGEPLVKDGRWLMEVKAEKTVPMWLSQLLSEHGLYRTGFSKYGNEYRHLARTTNLNYQTERELLPGTDFNPSIEQEKTITERERVVYA, encoded by the coding sequence ATGGCAATTGAAGTATTCAACCGATATGAGAGCAAGTATCTACTGACAGATGAGCAATACGAGAACTTCTACACCGATCTGCTGAAGTATATGGAGCTGGACGCTTACAACAAGAAACACGAGTTCTACTCCATCAGCAATCTGTACTTCGACACTCCGCAGGATTCCCTGATCCGCGCCAGTCTCTCCAAACCCAAATACAAGGAGAAGCTTAGGCTGCGGGCATACGGAGTTCCTGAAGAGAATGCGAAGGTATATCTGGAGATCAAAAAGAAAGTATTTGGCCTGGTAAACAAACGCCGAACTGCCCTGAAGCTGGATGAAGCCTACGAATTCGTTCAGACAGGCAAGGCGCCTAATCTCGCAGATTACATGAACAAACAGGTTGTGGAAGAGATCAAGTACTTCCTCCGGCTGTACGATCTGGAACCAAAAGTGTATCTGGCTTATGAACGCAAGGCGCTGTTCGACAAGAACAGCCGCGATCTCCGCATCACTTTTGATACCAACATCCGCAGTCGCAGATACGATCTGAAGCTGGAGCAAGGGGATTACGGTGAACCACTGGTGAAAGATGGACGCTGGCTGATGGAAGTCAAAGCCGAGAAAACCGTTCCGATGTGGCTCTCCCAACTGTTATCCGAACACGGCCTATATCGCACCGGATTCTCGAAATACGGCAATGAGTACAGACATCTGGCCAGAACCACCAACCTGAACTACCAGACTGAACGAGAATTGCTGCCGGGTACCGATTTCAACCCATCCATAGAACAAGAAAAAACAATCACAGAAAGAGAGCGTGTAGTATATGCTTGA
- a CDS encoding response regulator transcription factor: MRILIAEDEVHLAEAVSQILKKNNYSVDMVHDGRSGLDYALSGIYDLLLLDIMMPEMDGITMLKKLRSEGNHTPVILLTAKGEISDKVTGLDYGADDYIAKPFATEELLARIRAALRRKGEVVPEDGLKFGDIELNTTQLKLSVQGKEIKLNLKENELLELLITRKQAITSKEQIIEKLWGFDSEVEYNNVEVYISFLRKKLTFLNSAVRINTIRGVGYVLEVTS; the protein is encoded by the coding sequence ATGAGAATACTGATTGCGGAAGATGAGGTTCATTTGGCGGAAGCCGTGTCACAAATATTAAAGAAAAACAATTACTCTGTAGACATGGTGCATGACGGGAGATCGGGTCTGGATTATGCGCTGAGCGGAATCTATGATCTGTTGCTGCTGGACATCATGATGCCGGAAATGGACGGGATTACCATGCTGAAGAAACTGCGCAGCGAAGGCAATCATACGCCTGTCATTCTGCTCACAGCCAAAGGAGAAATTTCAGACAAAGTGACCGGGCTGGATTATGGAGCCGATGATTATATAGCAAAGCCCTTTGCCACGGAGGAATTGCTCGCACGGATTCGGGCAGCCCTGAGAAGGAAGGGAGAAGTCGTTCCGGAGGATGGACTGAAGTTCGGTGACATTGAACTGAACACCACGCAGCTGAAGCTGAGTGTTCAGGGCAAGGAGATCAAGCTGAATCTGAAGGAAAATGAACTGCTGGAGCTGCTAATCACGCGTAAACAGGCCATTACTTCCAAAGAGCAGATTATTGAGAAGCTGTGGGGTTTCGATTCGGAAGTGGAGTATAACAATGTGGAGGTGTACATCTCGTTTTTACGCAAAAAGTTAACCTTCCTGAACTCCGCGGTTCGCATCAATACGATTCGGGGTGTGGGGTACGTACTTGAGGTGACGTCCTGA
- a CDS encoding cell wall metabolism sensor histidine kinase WalK: MFKKLRNRFLIVNLVSISFMMLVAFATIYIITYQNVQRETNMELFKVSDFYHGPYNSSKMPRGDDRDSVPGSQPSDSSANGASGSDPNSPPGRSVSFMVKTDSEWEITDAHSRFDMDDTFYTEALQKVNKVDDVDRKTGQFTLNGTDWAYVIDPSSTGHMIVFIDVTAQQGILTNLIYTFAVVGLIMLIVIYFLSRYFANRSITPVKEAFEKQKQFIADASHELKTPLAIINTNTDVLLANREDTIENQAKWLHYIKSETERMSGLTNDLLYLTQIDDSRSSMIHTKFNMSDAVETIILTMEAVIFEKNISLDYSIEPQLMVHGNSEQIKQVILILLDNAVKYSRAKGSVNVSLKKQNNDVLLAVSNTGEGIAPENLDRIFDRFYRTDASRARKNGGHGLGLAIARSIVEQHKGEIYARSVVGEGATFYVRLS; this comes from the coding sequence ATGTTCAAGAAACTTAGAAACCGATTTCTGATCGTGAACCTGGTGTCCATCTCGTTTATGATGTTGGTTGCCTTTGCCACGATCTACATCATTACGTATCAGAATGTACAGCGGGAAACCAACATGGAGCTGTTCAAAGTGTCGGATTTCTATCATGGTCCGTACAACTCCAGCAAGATGCCGCGCGGTGATGACAGGGATTCAGTGCCAGGATCTCAGCCATCCGATTCCAGTGCCAATGGAGCGTCGGGGAGTGATCCGAATTCACCGCCAGGACGCTCGGTATCGTTCATGGTCAAGACGGATAGTGAGTGGGAAATCACCGATGCGCACTCCAGGTTTGATATGGATGACACGTTCTATACTGAAGCTTTGCAAAAGGTGAATAAAGTCGACGATGTGGATCGGAAGACCGGACAGTTTACACTGAATGGAACGGACTGGGCTTATGTGATCGACCCGAGCAGCACAGGGCACATGATTGTGTTTATCGATGTGACGGCCCAACAGGGCATTCTTACGAATCTGATTTATACTTTTGCCGTCGTGGGTTTGATCATGCTGATCGTCATCTACTTCCTGAGCCGCTATTTCGCCAATCGTTCCATTACCCCGGTCAAGGAAGCCTTTGAGAAGCAAAAGCAGTTCATAGCCGATGCTTCACATGAGTTGAAAACGCCGCTGGCGATCATCAATACCAACACGGATGTGCTTCTCGCGAACCGGGAGGATACGATTGAGAATCAGGCCAAGTGGCTGCATTACATCAAGTCGGAGACGGAACGCATGTCGGGACTGACGAATGATCTGTTATATCTGACTCAAATTGACGATTCAAGATCCTCGATGATTCATACCAAGTTCAATATGAGCGATGCGGTGGAGACGATCATTTTGACGATGGAAGCTGTGATTTTCGAGAAAAATATATCCTTGGACTACAGCATTGAACCGCAGCTCATGGTCCATGGCAACAGCGAACAGATCAAGCAGGTCATTCTGATTCTGCTCGACAATGCCGTGAAATACTCCAGAGCCAAAGGCTCGGTCAACGTATCGTTGAAGAAACAGAACAATGACGTTTTGCTGGCCGTTTCCAACACGGGAGAGGGCATTGCGCCTGAGAATCTGGACCGGATCTTCGATCGCTTCTATCGCACGGATGCCTCCAGAGCACGGAAAAATGGTGGACATGGATTGGGTCTTGCGATTGCAAGGTCGATTGTGGAACAGCACAAAGGTGAGATTTACGCCCGCAGTGTGGTAGGGGAAGGTGCAACATTTTACGTTCGTTTATCTTAG
- a CDS encoding SDR family NAD(P)-dependent oxidoreductase produces MSTSYTQTAVITGAAGGIGKELARRLAERKINLVLVDLNEEAIQQTITDLKLDKEHVIAVKANVSQEADVKNYVQQALDTFGRIDYFANNAGIEGPTGLIEDLSVEALDLVYNVNVRGVFLGLQNVIPVMKKQKSGAILNTSSLAGLMGAPAVSPYIMSKHAVVGLTRTAANELAPYGIRVNAVLPGTINTRMMRQIEANSGNVEDYQSATVSAIPMGRYGEPEEVAAIMNFLLSEEASYVTASLYTVDGGMMGQ; encoded by the coding sequence ATGAGTACATCATATACCCAAACAGCCGTTATTACAGGAGCAGCCGGAGGCATCGGTAAAGAATTGGCACGCCGCCTTGCTGAACGCAAAATTAATCTGGTCCTGGTCGACCTGAACGAAGAAGCCATCCAGCAAACCATCACGGATCTGAAACTCGACAAAGAGCACGTCATTGCGGTGAAAGCAAACGTATCTCAGGAAGCTGATGTGAAAAACTATGTGCAGCAAGCACTTGATACATTTGGTCGTATCGATTATTTTGCCAACAATGCCGGCATTGAAGGTCCAACCGGACTGATCGAAGATCTGAGCGTTGAAGCGCTCGACCTCGTATATAACGTCAATGTGCGCGGTGTATTCCTTGGTTTGCAGAACGTCATCCCTGTCATGAAAAAACAAAAATCTGGTGCGATTCTGAATACCTCTTCCCTTGCAGGTCTGATGGGTGCTCCAGCCGTATCTCCATATATTATGTCCAAACATGCCGTTGTTGGTCTTACCCGCACAGCAGCAAATGAACTTGCGCCTTATGGTATTCGGGTTAACGCGGTATTGCCAGGCACCATCAATACCCGCATGATGCGTCAAATCGAAGCAAACTCCGGTAATGTGGAAGATTATCAATCCGCTACCGTATCCGCAATTCCGATGGGCCGCTATGGTGAACCGGAAGAAGTCGCAGCCATCATGAACTTCCTGTTGTCCGAAGAAGCTTCGTATGTCACCGCTTCGCTCTATACTGTTGATGGCGGTATGATGGGTCAATAA
- a CDS encoding TetR/AcrR family transcriptional regulator — protein sequence MLIIEHPQDRRARRTQDAIIAAAVSLILEKGAEAVTIRDITERADYNRGTFYLHFPGKPELLQFILDDFMQGVGQAYASPYAELKEVDMTALLPSTMPVFEYIEAHQDIFRALMTMHGDMGTRLCNMFRTYLTEDFVLVTENSDYTINYDIMLSYLVSATVGVIMHWAEIGFKYSAHYMGEQLTALINIKPTRLLIEPGQKGRTIHERMLQD from the coding sequence ATGTTGATTATCGAACACCCTCAGGATCGGAGAGCACGAAGAACGCAGGATGCCATCATTGCTGCGGCGGTTTCTTTGATATTGGAAAAGGGAGCTGAAGCCGTCACGATTCGTGACATTACGGAACGGGCGGATTATAACCGGGGAACGTTCTATTTACATTTTCCCGGCAAACCCGAGTTATTGCAATTCATTCTGGATGATTTCATGCAGGGCGTGGGACAAGCTTATGCATCACCTTACGCGGAGTTAAAAGAAGTGGATATGACGGCATTACTGCCATCAACGATGCCTGTATTTGAATATATCGAAGCGCACCAAGACATCTTTCGAGCCTTGATGACGATGCACGGGGATATGGGAACCAGACTCTGCAACATGTTCAGAACATATTTAACCGAAGACTTTGTATTGGTGACCGAAAACAGCGACTACACCATTAATTACGACATTATGCTAAGTTACCTGGTATCTGCGACCGTTGGTGTGATTATGCACTGGGCAGAGATTGGGTTCAAGTATTCTGCCCACTACATGGGGGAGCAGCTGACTGCGCTAATTAACATCAAACCGACCCGTCTCCTGATTGAACCAGGGCAGAAGGGTCGGACCATTCATGAACGCATGCTTCAGGACTAA
- a CDS encoding acyl-CoA thioesterase produces the protein MEKKYMRETRCFKTSRVFPTDVNNHNTLFGGKLMSYIDDIASITASKLCRVNTVTASTDSVDFLYPINPTDSVTLESFVSWTGRSSMEVFVKVIREDLKTGEKKIAATAFLTFVALDENNRKLIVPRIIPETEEEKKLYETAPARAAMRKQRREESKKFADFLTVSYPWE, from the coding sequence ATGGAGAAAAAGTACATGCGTGAAACACGTTGTTTCAAGACGTCTCGGGTGTTCCCGACGGACGTGAATAATCACAACACATTATTTGGTGGGAAGCTGATGTCCTATATTGATGATATTGCATCCATCACTGCTTCCAAGCTGTGCCGGGTGAACACCGTTACGGCTTCAACCGACTCGGTCGATTTCTTGTATCCGATTAATCCGACAGATTCGGTGACACTGGAATCGTTTGTTTCCTGGACAGGACGCAGTTCCATGGAAGTTTTTGTGAAGGTCATCCGTGAGGATCTGAAGACGGGGGAGAAGAAGATTGCGGCGACCGCATTCCTTACCTTTGTCGCTTTGGATGAAAATAACCGTAAACTCATTGTTCCTCGCATCATTCCAGAGACGGAGGAAGAGAAGAAATTATACGAGACTGCTCCAGCTCGGGCTGCCATGCGGAAACAACGGCGGGAAGAAAGCAAAAAATTCGCCGACTTCCTCACCGTTAGTTATCCCTGGGAATAA
- a CDS encoding acetate uptake transporter family protein codes for MQTDSQTKVKIINADPSAMGLFGLAIVTLVASSQKLGITDGLSYAIPWAIFLGAFAQLFACIQDSKRNNTFGTTAFGAYAFFWFAMGANWLIKMGVFGSTLAEQADGKQLGFAFAGYLVFTLFMTLGAVEANKVLLIIFILIDFLFLGLTFDAFGVAPHIFHTIAAYAEMGIGIVSLYGTGASVLNAHFGYTFLPIGKPSGIFRPKA; via the coding sequence ATGCAAACCGATTCACAGACTAAAGTCAAAATCATAAACGCCGATCCCAGCGCGATGGGATTATTTGGGTTGGCCATCGTCACTCTGGTCGCTTCCTCCCAAAAGCTTGGCATTACAGACGGCCTAAGCTACGCTATTCCTTGGGCGATTTTCCTCGGTGCCTTTGCCCAGCTGTTCGCTTGTATTCAAGATTCCAAACGCAACAATACTTTTGGCACAACTGCCTTCGGCGCATACGCATTCTTCTGGTTCGCGATGGGTGCCAACTGGCTGATCAAAATGGGCGTGTTTGGCTCCACTCTTGCGGAACAGGCAGATGGCAAGCAGCTCGGATTTGCTTTTGCCGGATATCTCGTGTTCACCCTGTTCATGACGCTGGGTGCCGTGGAAGCCAATAAAGTATTGCTCATCATTTTCATTCTCATTGACTTCCTGTTCCTTGGTCTGACCTTTGACGCGTTCGGCGTAGCTCCTCATATCTTCCATACCATCGCAGCTTATGCTGAAATGGGAATCGGAATCGTGTCGTTGTACGGCACAGGTGCTTCTGTACTGAACGCTCACTTCGGCTATACGTTCTTGCCTATCGGCAAGCCGTCTGGCATTTTCAGACCCAAGGCTTAA